In one Gammaproteobacteria bacterium genomic region, the following are encoded:
- a CDS encoding GNAT family acetyltransferase, producing MQNNLKLKIAEVSDIESALKLHYRYQVDSISDEDKKNGFVTTPFTPEELKALIEQEQGLFIAVDENNEVVAYVMSASWQFWSAWPIFAYMIEQLPNLNYKGYQLSVDNSYQYGPVCIDKRYRGTTLLPDLFDFALKEMSKRYPVLVTFVNKANPRSYAAHSRKLKLDTICEFEFNKNQYYEMVCLTKEASG from the coding sequence ATGCAAAACAATCTCAAGTTAAAAATCGCCGAAGTTTCGGATATAGAAAGCGCGTTGAAATTACATTACCGTTATCAGGTGGATAGTATTTCTGATGAAGATAAAAAAAACGGCTTTGTCACCACGCCGTTTACACCAGAAGAGCTCAAAGCACTGATTGAGCAGGAGCAGGGTTTGTTTATCGCGGTGGATGAAAACAACGAAGTGGTCGCTTATGTAATGTCGGCTTCTTGGCAGTTTTGGTCGGCTTGGCCGATTTTTGCTTACATGATAGAACAACTGCCAAATCTCAATTACAAAGGCTATCAATTGAGTGTCGATAACTCCTATCAGTATGGTCCTGTTTGCATCGACAAACGCTATCGCGGAACAACTCTATTGCCCGATTTATTCGATTTTGCATTGAAAGAAATGTCCAAACGCTATCCTGTTTTAGTCACTTTCGTGAATAAAGCCAACCCTCGTTCTTATGCTGCACATTCCCGCAAACTCAAACTAGATACTATTTGTGAATTTGAATTTAATAAAAACCAATACTACGAAATGGTGTGTTTGACTAAAGAAGCCAGTGGGTGA
- the dprA gene encoding DNA-processing protein DprA yields the protein MLDSYQAWLLLTRCPGLGSSRILKLINHFGNAEAVFSQKTLPTEFKIPAKSLDWVKHPDLESIQPDLEWLEKEHNHIITIDDDLYPTLLKKAESPPPVLFVTGKPEVLFQPQIAVVGSRNASQVGLENTRSFCYDLASKGLTITSGLAIGVDGTAHKAALQAGGTTIAVTGTGLDVVYPSQNRELAHEIAKTGALVSEFPIGTKPHAKNFPRRNRIICGLSLGTLVIEAGIQSGTLITARQTMEINRPVMAIPGSIHNPNAKGCNYLIKQGAKLVESAPEIVEELTPLAHSLSFQIKEKLELLKNKTVQTENKPYINAGESENNELLSHIMYEPTAIDDIIINSGLTAREVASTLLILELEDKIRALPGAQYIRI from the coding sequence ATGTTAGATTCATACCAAGCCTGGTTATTGTTGACCCGATGCCCGGGCTTGGGAAGTTCTCGTATCCTGAAGTTGATCAATCATTTTGGTAACGCAGAAGCCGTATTTTCTCAAAAAACTCTTCCTACAGAGTTTAAAATCCCTGCAAAATCTCTTGATTGGGTTAAACATCCAGATTTGGAAAGTATTCAACCTGATCTCGAGTGGCTTGAAAAAGAACACAATCACATCATTACAATTGATGATGATTTATATCCGACCTTATTAAAAAAGGCAGAATCTCCTCCCCCTGTATTGTTTGTAACCGGCAAGCCTGAAGTCTTGTTTCAACCACAAATTGCTGTTGTAGGGAGCAGAAATGCCAGTCAAGTTGGTCTGGAAAACACAAGATCGTTTTGCTATGACTTAGCGTCTAAAGGGTTAACCATTACCAGTGGATTGGCAATAGGTGTTGATGGTACCGCTCACAAAGCAGCACTTCAGGCAGGTGGAACTACGATAGCTGTTACCGGAACCGGTCTTGATGTAGTTTATCCTTCACAAAACAGAGAATTAGCGCATGAAATTGCAAAAACAGGCGCACTGGTTTCGGAGTTTCCAATCGGAACAAAACCCCACGCCAAGAATTTTCCGAGAAGAAACAGAATTATTTGCGGATTATCGCTGGGAACACTTGTTATTGAAGCCGGAATTCAAAGTGGAACATTAATCACAGCCAGACAAACTATGGAAATCAATCGACCTGTTATGGCGATTCCGGGTTCGATTCATAACCCTAATGCTAAAGGATGTAATTATTTAATCAAACAAGGAGCAAAATTGGTAGAATCAGCTCCGGAAATTGTTGAAGAACTCACTCCTTTAGCCCATTCTTTATCATTTCAAATCAAAGAAAAACTCGAATTACTTAAAAATAAAACTGTACAAACCGAAAATAAACCTTATATTAATGCAGGCGAAAGTGAAAATAATGAGCTATTAAGCCACATCATGTATGAACCAACGGCGATAGATGACATTATTATCAATAGCGGATTGACAGCTCGGGAAGTTGCATCCACTCTGCTGATATTGGAACTGGAAGATAAAATAAGAGCTTTGCCCGGTGCACAATACATTAGAATTTAA
- a CDS encoding Sua5/YciO/YrdC/YwlC family protein has product MSSFSQLEKAKEAFVSGGLIAYPTESVFGLGCNPFNQQAVLKLLTLKQRAVEKGLILIASHIRQILPLIKPKHADDLARALKTWPGHNTWIFPKSSKVPEWVSGSFETIAVRVSKHEAVVQLCNYLNSPLVSTSANLANQPVLNSIKDIKDVFGDKILCYFDAPLGKEQKPSTIRDASTNQVIR; this is encoded by the coding sequence ATGAGCTCGTTCTCTCAACTTGAAAAAGCTAAAGAAGCTTTTGTTTCCGGCGGATTGATAGCTTATCCCACTGAGTCTGTTTTTGGTTTGGGTTGCAATCCATTTAATCAGCAAGCCGTTCTTAAACTTTTAACCTTAAAGCAAAGAGCGGTTGAAAAAGGTTTGATACTGATAGCCTCTCACATCAGACAAATATTACCGCTGATAAAACCGAAACATGCCGATGATTTAGCCAGAGCCTTAAAAACGTGGCCGGGACACAATACCTGGATATTTCCAAAATCATCAAAAGTACCTGAGTGGGTTTCAGGAAGTTTTGAAACCATAGCTGTAAGGGTCAGTAAACATGAAGCCGTCGTACAACTTTGTAATTACTTAAACTCACCTTTAGTCTCAACCTCTGCAAACCTTGCAAATCAACCAGTTTTAAACTCAATTAAGGATATAAAAGATGTATTTGGTGATAAAATACTCTGCTATTTTGATGCTCCTTTAGGAAAAGAGCAGAAACCAAGTACTATCAGAGATGCGAGTACAAACCAAGTCATTCGTTAA
- a CDS encoding DUF5329 domain-containing protein, with the protein MKIFIFFPKLKGSWLLFLLFLTISVLADVPQEQQAEVQHLLNFVKTTSCEMIRNGKHHNGEKAASHIQRKYDYFRNKIKTTEDFIEYSASKSTMSGKDYYVQCGDELIKTRDWLLTELSSFRKQTAK; encoded by the coding sequence ATGAAAATTTTTATTTTCTTTCCAAAATTGAAAGGTAGTTGGTTACTTTTCTTACTCTTTTTAACAATTTCAGTACTTGCCGATGTTCCACAGGAACAACAAGCGGAGGTTCAGCATTTACTCAATTTTGTAAAAACCACATCCTGCGAAATGATTCGAAATGGTAAGCATCATAACGGTGAGAAAGCCGCATCACATATTCAAAGAAAATATGATTATTTCAGGAATAAAATCAAAACCACGGAAGATTTTATTGAATATTCAGCTAGCAAAAGCACCATGAGTGGCAAGGATTATTATGTCCAGTGCGGTGATGAACTGATTAAAACCAGAGACTGGTTGCTGACAGAACTTAGCAGTTTTCGAAAACAGACAGCTAAATAA
- a CDS encoding LysM peptidoglycan-binding domain-containing protein, with protein MLKKLHLLFIAVTLISVQAFAEIELNPEHPDTYVVQKGDTLWDISAMFLKSPWLWPEIWHANPQVENPHLIYPGDVLSLVYLDGKPAIQLTRNHPTLKLSPKTREISHENAIKTIPLSEIESFLKNLRILSKEEVDLAPYVVSMEDEHLRGTKPNHLYVRNLNNVKQGDVFAVVRPTLIYRDVPTDYPWESSPYNERKTETVEWSKGSEYTGKAIMTRFWKKYMDRTYWENVDILGYEVEEIGTAMVARVGTGDITTMKVSKNILEIKEGDLVLPLDNGSFDAFFQPKAGAATDSNIRVIALNNAAYSAAKRQIVAISRGSADGINVGDVYDVNRPEKEIRDNVMFPEDDVRTLFKPSKSKVTLPEENVANIMIFRTYDHISYGMIMGGTRPVHMYDYVRVP; from the coding sequence ATGCTTAAAAAATTACATTTACTTTTTATTGCGGTTACATTAATCAGTGTTCAGGCTTTTGCTGAAATTGAGTTAAACCCGGAGCACCCTGATACCTATGTTGTACAGAAAGGCGACACGCTTTGGGATATTTCCGCAATGTTTCTTAAGTCACCTTGGCTGTGGCCGGAAATTTGGCATGCAAATCCACAGGTCGAAAATCCGCATTTGATTTATCCGGGTGATGTTTTGTCTTTGGTTTATCTGGATGGCAAGCCGGCAATTCAATTAACCAGAAATCATCCGACATTAAAACTTTCACCGAAAACTCGAGAAATTTCACACGAGAATGCAATCAAAACCATTCCGCTAAGTGAAATAGAATCGTTCCTGAAGAATTTACGCATTCTTAGTAAGGAAGAGGTTGATTTAGCTCCTTATGTCGTGTCGATGGAAGATGAGCATTTAAGAGGAACTAAGCCTAATCATCTTTATGTCAGAAACCTGAATAACGTCAAACAGGGAGATGTTTTTGCAGTGGTTCGCCCGACTTTGATATATCGGGATGTCCCAACGGATTATCCTTGGGAGTCATCTCCGTATAACGAAAGAAAAACAGAAACGGTAGAGTGGTCAAAAGGAAGTGAATACACCGGAAAAGCAATAATGACCCGTTTCTGGAAAAAGTATATGGACAGAACCTATTGGGAAAATGTTGATATTCTTGGATATGAAGTTGAAGAAATCGGTACAGCCATGGTTGCTAGAGTTGGTACCGGTGACATTACTACTATGAAAGTGAGTAAAAATATACTTGAAATAAAAGAAGGTGACTTGGTTCTTCCATTAGATAATGGAAGTTTCGATGCTTTCTTCCAACCCAAAGCAGGAGCAGCAACAGATAGTAATATCAGAGTGATTGCATTAAATAATGCTGCATATTCCGCAGCAAAAAGACAAATCGTTGCTATTAGCAGAGGTTCAGCCGATGGAATTAATGTTGGTGATGTTTATGATGTGAATCGCCCTGAAAAAGAAATTCGAGACAATGTGATGTTCCCTGAAGATGATGTAAGAACATTATTTAAACCATCAAAATCAAAGGTAACCTTACCAGAAGAGAATGTTGCAAATATTATGATTTTCAGAACCTATGATCATATTTCTTATGGCATGATAATGGGTGGAACTCGCCCCGTTCATATGTATGACTATGTGAGGGTGCCATAG
- the def gene encoding peptide deformylase — protein sequence MAILDILTLPDKRLKTIAEPVTVFDDELKKLTSDMLETMYDAPGVGLAATQVNVHKQVVVIDVSEEKDQPLCLINPKIISKEGVQTYEEGCLSVPNIYAKVKRAGKVEIEAQDVNGEKFCIEAEELLAVCIQHELDHLKGIVFLDHLSPLKRKMALKKLEKAEE from the coding sequence ATGGCAATTTTAGACATACTGACCTTACCGGACAAACGATTAAAAACGATAGCTGAACCTGTGACCGTTTTTGATGATGAATTAAAAAAACTAACCAGCGACATGCTTGAAACCATGTATGATGCTCCGGGTGTGGGTTTAGCAGCAACTCAGGTCAATGTTCATAAACAGGTTGTCGTTATTGATGTCTCTGAAGAAAAAGATCAACCGCTTTGTCTCATTAATCCGAAAATTATCAGCAAAGAAGGTGTACAAACTTATGAAGAAGGATGTTTGTCTGTACCTAACATTTATGCCAAAGTGAAGCGTGCCGGAAAAGTTGAGATAGAAGCTCAAGATGTCAATGGAGAAAAGTTCTGCATCGAAGCTGAAGAGCTTTTAGCTGTTTGTATCCAACACGAACTCGATCATCTGAAAGGCATTGTTTTTCTGGACCACCTCTCACCATTAAAAAGAAAAATGGCTTTGAAAAAACTGGAAAAAGCTGAAGAATAA
- a CDS encoding DNA topoisomerase I: protein MAKNLLIVESPAKSKTIEKYLGKDYKVLASYGHIRDLQAKTGAVDPDNNFEMKYVEVDRNKKHIDNIVREAKKADSIYLATDLDREGEAISWHVSEILKKRKVLKDKNIYRIVFSEITKSAIQNAVAHPRELSFDLIDAQQARRALDYLVGFNLSPLLWKKVKRGLSAGRVQSPALRMIVNREEEIDAFVAQEYWSVSALMQKGSEDFSASLIQFNGDKLKKFDLNNQKQVEDALDKLKKQSGNSLTVTKLTEKQRKRRAAPPFITSTLQQEAARKLGFSTRKTMQVAQQLYEGLDIGGNTQGLITYMRTDSVQLSQDALNSIRFSIEKNFGKENVPEKPNYYKGKSKNAQEAHEAIRPVDALLTPAQIKSKVNKDQYVLYDLIWKRALASQMVDALIGTVSADFEFGDGHVLRATGSTIIKKGFLSVYEEGKDDQKKTDSNNLPRLAEGDVCTLKDISGKQHFTEPPPRYSEASLVKALEEYGIGRPSTYASIISTLLNRDYVELDNKRFIPTDIGKVVARFLQSYFAKYVDYDFTANLEDALDAVSRGETQWIPLLKQFWSPFKELIDETENSVSRDEAQYKRELGNDPVSGKPVTARVGKYGSFVQIGTKDDEEKPRFAGLLPGQKLDTITFEEAMDLFKLPRTLGETPEGEKVSTNIGRFGPYVRYNNKFVSIKKDTYSPYDITLEQALELIKEKKIADANKIIKTFDDGIQILNGRWGPYVTDGSKNGKIPKDVEANTLTHEECLEILANTPDKKSRTTKKATTKKKTTKKKAAKKKTAKKKVSKKTSKKVAKKTTKKKVVKS, encoded by the coding sequence ATGGCGAAAAACCTCTTAATTGTCGAATCACCGGCAAAATCAAAAACAATTGAGAAATATCTAGGCAAGGATTACAAGGTTCTGGCATCTTACGGTCACATTCGAGATTTGCAAGCAAAAACCGGTGCCGTTGATCCGGATAACAATTTTGAAATGAAATATGTTGAGGTTGACCGCAATAAAAAACATATTGACAATATCGTTAGGGAAGCAAAAAAAGCAGACTCCATCTATCTTGCAACCGATTTGGATAGAGAGGGAGAAGCGATATCCTGGCATGTTTCTGAAATTCTGAAAAAGCGAAAAGTTCTGAAAGACAAAAACATCTATCGAATTGTTTTTAGTGAAATCACTAAATCAGCGATTCAAAATGCAGTCGCCCACCCAAGAGAACTATCATTTGATTTGATTGATGCTCAACAAGCGCGTCGAGCCTTGGATTATTTGGTAGGTTTTAATTTATCTCCACTACTTTGGAAAAAAGTCAAACGTGGTTTGTCTGCCGGTCGGGTTCAGTCTCCGGCACTAAGAATGATTGTTAACAGAGAAGAGGAAATTGATGCTTTTGTTGCGCAGGAATACTGGAGTGTTTCGGCATTAATGCAAAAAGGCTCGGAAGATTTTAGTGCAAGCCTGATTCAGTTCAATGGTGATAAACTTAAAAAGTTTGACTTAAACAACCAAAAACAAGTTGAAGACGCTCTTGATAAACTCAAAAAGCAATCAGGAAACAGTTTAACAGTTACCAAGCTGACAGAGAAACAACGAAAAAGAAGAGCAGCACCTCCCTTTATCACTTCAACTTTACAGCAAGAAGCTGCCAGAAAACTGGGGTTTTCGACAAGAAAAACCATGCAAGTGGCTCAACAACTGTATGAAGGATTAGATATTGGTGGTAACACGCAAGGTTTGATAACTTACATGCGTACCGATTCGGTTCAATTGTCTCAGGATGCCTTAAATAGCATTCGCTTTTCGATTGAAAAAAACTTCGGAAAGGAAAATGTGCCTGAAAAACCGAATTATTACAAAGGTAAATCAAAAAATGCACAAGAGGCTCACGAGGCTATCAGACCGGTTGATGCCTTATTAACGCCGGCTCAAATAAAATCGAAAGTCAATAAAGACCAATATGTACTGTATGATTTGATTTGGAAAAGAGCTCTGGCATCTCAAATGGTTGATGCCTTAATTGGAACAGTGTCAGCTGACTTCGAGTTTGGAGATGGTCATGTATTAAGGGCAACTGGTTCCACAATTATTAAGAAAGGTTTTCTGAGTGTTTATGAAGAGGGTAAAGATGATCAGAAAAAAACAGACTCCAACAATTTACCACGACTTGCAGAAGGTGATGTGTGCACTCTAAAAGACATTAGTGGAAAACAACACTTTACCGAACCACCTCCGAGGTATTCGGAAGCAAGCCTGGTAAAAGCGCTTGAAGAGTACGGAATCGGCAGACCATCAACTTATGCTTCCATTATCAGCACATTATTAAACAGGGATTATGTCGAACTGGATAATAAAAGATTCATTCCAACAGACATAGGAAAAGTTGTTGCTCGGTTTTTACAAAGCTACTTTGCAAAATATGTTGATTATGACTTTACGGCAAACCTCGAAGATGCACTGGATGCAGTGTCAAGGGGAGAAACACAATGGATACCTTTATTGAAACAGTTTTGGAGTCCGTTCAAAGAATTAATTGATGAAACTGAAAACTCAGTTAGCCGAGACGAGGCTCAATACAAACGAGAATTAGGTAATGACCCTGTTTCAGGAAAACCGGTCACTGCCAGAGTTGGAAAATATGGCTCCTTTGTGCAAATCGGCACCAAAGACGATGAAGAAAAGCCGCGTTTTGCAGGACTTTTACCCGGACAAAAGCTCGACACCATTACCTTTGAAGAAGCAATGGATTTATTCAAACTACCAAGAACCCTTGGAGAAACTCCGGAAGGTGAAAAGGTCAGCACTAATATTGGTCGTTTTGGACCTTATGTCAGATACAACAACAAATTCGTTTCTATCAAAAAAGATACCTATTCACCTTACGATATCACATTAGAACAGGCACTGGAGTTGATTAAGGAGAAGAAAATTGCAGATGCCAATAAAATTATTAAAACTTTCGATGATGGAATTCAGATTCTAAATGGTCGATGGGGGCCTTATGTCACTGATGGCAGTAAGAATGGCAAAATTCCAAAAGACGTTGAAGCCAATACATTAACACACGAAGAGTGTTTGGAAATATTGGCTAATACACCTGACAAGAAGTCACGAACAACTAAAAAAGCAACGACAAAAAAGAAAACGACCAAGAAAAAAGCCGCAAAGAAAAAGACGGCGAAGAAAAAAGTCAGTAAGAAAACAAGTAAGAAAGTTGCCAAGAAAACCACAAAAAAGAAAGTTGTTAAGAGTTAA
- a CDS encoding GNAT family N-acetyltransferase has product MNLKLVEHKKSNIFYLWFTYQKAMKGHIENIWGWDDEWQINDFNKSLKTYKSFLITLDSELVGYVQFKDNNTSIYINMLILEPQYQGQGLGKKLLGLLMQDYSGRGIELKCFKINTSAYNFYLSNGFEVTDEDENFYFLSKIER; this is encoded by the coding sequence ATGAACTTAAAACTAGTCGAACACAAAAAAAGCAACATTTTCTATCTTTGGTTCACTTACCAAAAGGCTATGAAAGGTCATATTGAAAACATCTGGGGTTGGGATGATGAGTGGCAGATTAACGATTTCAATAAAAGTCTCAAAACCTATAAATCTTTTTTAATCACATTGGATTCAGAGCTTGTCGGGTACGTCCAGTTTAAAGATAATAACACAAGTATTTATATCAATATGTTAATTCTGGAGCCTCAATATCAAGGACAAGGATTGGGCAAAAAATTGCTTGGATTACTGATGCAAGATTATTCCGGGCGAGGAATTGAATTAAAGTGTTTCAAAATAAACACAAGTGCTTATAATTTCTATTTGTCTAATGGTTTTGAAGTAACTGATGAAGATGAAAATTTTTATTTTCTTTCCAAAATTGAAAGGTAG